The Planktothrix sp. FACHB-1365 sequence AAATGGGAGGATTTAATGCAGAAAATCTACAGGTTCAAGATACTGGAATTGATTTAAGTTATCTGACTTACGATGATGCCATTGTTGATAATAGTATGATGGCACTAATGCACAATATGGGAGAAATTGAATATCAGGGAGTCTGGGCTCGGTGTTGGTTTGATTTAGGAACCAGTGATGCTTTTGCTCTCGATGTTTTAATCAATGCCTTTCGCCAATTAAGCCAAGAATATGTAATCATTGAAAAACTTATTATTGGCGGTGAAAATGAAGATTGGCCGATTGAAAAAGACGTTTATCAATCCAGTGTAGCTGATTATAATTAATCAGTTATCAGTTATCAGTTATCAGTTATCAGTTGACAGTTATCAGTTGACAGTTATCAGTTGACAGTTGACAGTTATCAGTTATACGGGGTTACGGCTTAGGAGATCTTTCACAACTTCAAGACTCCGCCCTGAGCGC is a genomic window containing:
- a CDS encoding DUF3531 family protein, which translates into the protein MEVLFRECNPFDIWIWLQFQTVPSRSERDYIEEVFDSWFLLGKMGGFNAENLQVQDTGIDLSYLTYDDAIVDNSMMALMHNMGEIEYQGVWARCWFDLGTSDAFALDVLINAFRQLSQEYVIIEKLIIGGENEDWPIEKDVYQSSVADYN